CCCTTGCGGTGGTTTTCCTCGACGGGGGGAAACGGTTTATGAAAGGGTTGATCTTGGATTTGAAGGGGTGGGGAAACGAATTGAAATGGCCGCTGAAATTTAGGAATTGATTAAAAAGCGGGTtaaatttgaatcaatttatacaaagaatgaaaaataaaaccctgGCGAAATTAATACAACTTATAGTTTGTAATGTTATTTATCGTattgtgaagaaaaaaaaaatttccaacagcagtgttggaaaaaaaattccaacacACCCACCAGATCATTCATATTAGTTTattctaattaaaattaagatttttatatttaaaaaaaatgagcttTATGTGTATTGATCTATAAAATAacaatatgtaaaaaaaaatacagtacctacctaaagtttgggaacgcgcgGGAGAACCTTATAGATAAAGGCGTTTTTCtcggcgttcccaaaaatccaattttcgtcggattgcgacgaattttttttttggccgtagccaTTGTGTGTAGCAataagttgattttttttcagatttttgcaaTCAAGGGCAGGTTAACTTTTAACTCGAGCCCTAAGTTTGGGAAGTACCCTAATTTTGCATATAGCTAACGgagcgttcccaaacttagggCGAAGATCTTCAACAATTCTTCTAATAACAGTGGATGTAGCGCATCATCGCTCAGTAGCAAATATCTCTTTCGGCCCTAGAAAAAGCTTTAGCAGACAGAAGAtgggtttgttttgtttataaaaGGGTTTAACTACTTGGCCTTCTCGAACGAGGAATATCTTTGTATTTTGGGATCTTTGCCCGTCTTTTATTTACATAGGTTATAAAGAGGAAGAGTCGTTTTAGACTTCCGCACTCGTAGATAGAaaaacacaagagagagaaaacaatagGGAAACGTATATCAACGTTAAGTAGGAGAGCAGCGATAGAAAAACGTACAGCAACGTTTTCTAGGAGAGAACCCAGGGGAAGCCGTGTTCAGAAATTAACAGTGTCATTGATCGACAAACAttacaacccccccccccccctgtcgatcaaaaaatattcaaaaaagataacaattaaaaaattaaagaggGTAGGACTTGTTTGGATGATGGGTTATAGATTACTGCTAAACAAATTGTGAGAAAGTTTCGGGAGACAATTCAGGATGTTTTTCTTAACGAAGGCTTGATGGTTTCTGGACTACTCCGATCCTGGTGCGGTTAAGTTCTAAGGTTGATGTTGGTAATGGCTTCGTTAGCATATCAGCAAGCTGATCAGAGGTGGGGACAGAGATTACTTTGACTTCTACTGCCTGAATTTGTTGGCGTATGTAATAATATTTCACTCCGATATGCTTGGTTCGATCGTGGAAGACCGGATTGTGCATCATCAGGATAGCGCTTTTGCTACCGCAATGGAATGGTGAAGACGTGGGCTGTTCGATTCCTAGCCGATTAAGATTTTCACGTAGCCAGACGATCTCTCGACACGCGTATACAGCTGCATAGTACTCTGCTTCTGCCGTCGATTGTGCCACGGGTTTCTGGAGGTGGCTTTTCCAAGCTATCGGGCCGCCGTTTAGGAGAAAACCAGACCAGTGGTAGATCGACGCGTGTCTGGGCAGCCCGCATAGTCCGCATCCGAGTAGCCCACAAGATGATTGGTCGATTTGTTCACAGAAAAGCATAGACCATGGTTGGGAGTCCCAGCTAGATAGGTCAAAATCGTCTTGGCGGCCTTCCAGTGAGGCTTGCCGGGACTATGACAGTGACGAGATACTGCGATGACCACAAAGGCGATGTCGGGACTAGTCATACCCATCACGTAAAAAAGGCCTCCGACCAGCGCGCGGTAGTGCGTCAAATCTGGATTGTCCTCAAGATGATCAGTTGATGCCACCCGTACAAGACGTGAATGAGGATCTGTGGGAAAGTAGATGCATTGGTCAGCGGTTGAGCGAGATGGGCCAAACTGAATGATGAACGAGTCAAATTTCTCGTTCCATTTCCACGGTGATTTTTTCAGGCCGTACAGTGGTTTGTGTAATCGGCAGACCAGATGCTCCTCCCCTGGCTGGATAAAGACTTCCTGGTGCTGCACGTAACGTTCTTCTTCCAGATCCCCGTAAAAAAAGGCTGTCTTGACGTCCAGCTGATGACCAATACCATGCAGTCATCCAGCCCATCTGAAGATGGGGGTCATCGGATGCGAGAAAGGAGCAGTTCTACGGTATCCACCTCTTCTTCGCGAGTGTTAATGGTGGGCTCGAATTTCGAGGTTGGGGTAAAGATTGGTGGCAGCAAATTGAGAATAggtaattattattacttatttgGTTAGTACTGGGTACAAAGACAAAAGTGCGTCGTGGAGAAGGAGGGTGCCGTTGTCAGACATAATTATCAAATAGATGTCAGATTGTTTTGATTCTGTCAAGAGAGGTTTTAAGTTATCTTTCTGTGAAGAAATTTGATTGTAGTCAAACTGTGTGAAAGCGTGTGGTTATAAGTTTATAATTTCttggagaaacaaaacaatcttTTGGCTGGATGCATCCTTTTGACTTCTAGTACTAAAATAGTTTCCCATCGAGCAAAGAAGCATTGGAGCTTTTGTTATCACGTAATTAttttatgtaataataatttttatgttaccttctttcttttaaggcAAGAATTTTAACACCAATCAACCTGTTTTCATCAAGTTGGAGCACCTTGAACTGGAAGCACCCCTACTTAACAAGGAGCATAAACTTTACCGGATGATATGGCTCCACAAAAACACaagtaaaaccaaaaattgaaacagtTCGGCtcttttaactttaaaatttaaaaaaaaattttttaatttatacttTTCTTCCTTAGCTGTCCTACCTCAAGTGTACTATTTTGGGCCTTATGGCAAAAAGAACAACGCAATGGCCATGGAGCTAATGGGCCACAGCTTGGAAGACCTTTTTGACTTGTGTGGTCGGAAGTTTACCTTGAAAACAGTCTTATTGATTGCCTTACAGTTGAAAAAGAATCTAAATCTTTTGTAATTCAATGTCCCGAACTGAAAAAGTcatctctttttaaaataacaaatcgaTAGAGTAAAGATGGTGCACAGTCACAATATCATCCACTGTGATGTCAGATCAGGAAACTTTCTTGTCGACCGGAGTGAaaataacaaggaaaaaatgatCCACATAATCGGTAAAAATCAACTGAATAAAGTTGATCTGACAAACCCACAACTTTATCAATTTCACATAGATTTTGGTCTCGCAAAGAAGTATTTTGATGATGTCACCAGAGACAAAATGCCTGAACAACAAAGTGAAATGGGCACAGCTTTGTCTGTTGCTTCTCCCCCCGTCACTTTGTCTCCTCAAGTGGTTGTCCCTGATGAAAATCCACTGGCTGACGACGAAGTTGACTGGGTTTTGGCATCCATGGATTTGGAATTCTTACTCTTCCGTCTTCCCCACCTGTTTCCTTTCTAAATTCCTGGACCATTTCTGAACGTCAGAGGATCGAAGAGAGGAGACGATCCAATATGTTTAgatatgaaaaaatgaagagcaACAGACAATAGTAAGTGCTAGTAAGTTATttactgtttattttttctatattggtttttctttcagtgCTCAAGCAAGTTTGAAGAGATTTGTGTGGAATATGGCATTAGCCAAAAAGGAGCTGGCCTCAACTCTCCAAAAGGTGTTACGATGAGGAGGAATAATACAGAGACAATAAGCATGTAAAAAATGTGTACCACttgtattattctttttactttgtctaGGATATGAAAGTTAGTCGTTCGTCCAAAGCTATAAGGGCAAACATCATCAAAAAGACAACGAAGCAGGAGGAGGAATTAAAAGAAGCAGTCTTGGCAGAATTGTTACAAATTGCATCTGACCAACTGAGAAGTTCATTGGAGATcgtaaaaaagatttttaatatTAAGATAGCAGCAGGTCAACCACACAAGACTCCATTGGGAAAAGTGGctattttcgaaaaaagaattgcAAGTGTTGGTGAAAACCCATAAAAATGGTTTAGAAATGCTGATGTATATCAGTTAGAtgaattggaagaaaatcgCTGTGGATGTTTTCTCCGGCCGTGCTGGCTTTGATTGAGATTTCCTTCGTCGATGGTGGCAGTGCCGACTCGACCCCAATTTTTTGAGGGAAGCGCTGtcagaaataaagaaaaaaatttgcttaAAGCACTAACAAATGACTGCAATCCTGctaatataaattttaaagcAATTGCAAcgcaaatattgaaaaaacgcAAGCTACGACAACGCCATCCTTTTCAATTGGAACAGTACTACCAGAGGAAGACGGAGGACTTTTTGGTCAACaacaatatttcttctgaaccTACCCACGACTTGAAAATGCTTCCAAAGCaggaaaataaattggaaGAAGCCGTTCTGAGAGAATTGGTATGGATCGCCACGGAAAAATTTACAATTTCAAGAGACGATGCCAAGAAGCTTTTGACTGAGAAAACAGCGTTGGGATTGCCCCACAAAACGTtatcaataaaacaaattaaaacactTGAACGGAAAATAAACAACGTTTGTAGGGACCCAAGAAAGTTCTTCAAAAACGAGGACGTTTATAAATCTGATCTGATCGATTGGGAGAAGATCTCCGTAGAGGTATTCTCCAACAATGCTGGATTTGATGCGGGTTTTTCTGTGTCAATGGTGGCAGTGCCACCTGGGCCCCACCTACTTAAGGGGACTacttatttatttacattatAAATACGAACATTACTTCAAGCAACCGAAATCAAATTGCTTAAAGCATTGACAAAGGACCGCGATCCTGCCGctatagattttcaagaaattgcaacaaaaatatctgaaaaatCTTAgctaatatataatataatatataaaagcTACGACAACGCCATCCTTTTCAATTGGAACAGTACTACGAGAGGAAGTTTAATCTTCAAAACCGAACGTTTTGATGGTCAGAGgtgaaatgacaaaaaattataattacaGCGCCTAGGTCGCTGAACGAATCCATCGCCAACATCAAGGCATACGCCACAAAGCTCGTGGACGACGACCGTAACGGAGATATCGAGGACGGAAAAAGACAGGGCTGGAAGCTACTCGAGGTCCTGTTTCCAATTGAGTTCTACGAGCTCACAGGGGCCACTCCACAATT
The sequence above is drawn from the Daphnia pulicaria isolate SC F1-1A chromosome 1, SC_F0-13Bv2, whole genome shotgun sequence genome and encodes:
- the LOC124341229 gene encoding casein kinase I-like — its product is MQSSSPSEDGGHRMRERSSSTVSTSSSRVLMVGSNFEVGVKIGGSKLRIGKNFNTNQPVFIKLEHLELEAPLLNKEHKLYRMIWLHKNTTVLPQVYYFGPYGKKNNAMAMELMGHSLEDLFDLCGRKFTLKTVLLIALQLKKNLNLLVKMVHSHNIIHCDVRSGNFLVDRSENNKEKMIHIIDFGLAKKYFDDVTRDKMPEQQSEMGTALSVASPPVTLSPQVVVPDENPLADDEVDWVLASMDLEFLLFRLPHLFPF